TCGGATCATGTCCCATAGCTTTCTTTGTCCTTGATTTTTCTAGCTCCTCTTTTGCTGCAGATAATTCACACTGCATATCCTTGGCCTTGGTTTCAAATGCTTGTGCTTTGTCTTTCCATTCTTCCACCTATAAAAGCCAAGTAAATGAGATACTTATCAAGAAATAATATATACTGAAACGTTTCAAATCCAAACTTCTTTCTTCAACATGTCACTGGAAAAAACCAAGAACAGATTAATTCTTACAGAGGACTGTAAAGATTGGATTTCGTGAGCAAAATCTAGGGCTCGATTTTCCCAGAAATCGCGAGAAGCCTGCAGTTCTTCCATCTCACCTCTGACTTGCTGCAGCATTTCCTGCATTTGTGACCATTGCTCAGTTTCAGCTCTCACTTGTTCAACGATCCTTCGTATTATAGTCTTGCAACGTCCTGAGCATTTGTTCTCCTCGATTGCCATCATGTCCTGTTTTGTATGAAAGAAGGGTGCAAAAACTGTCTCTTCAGTTCAAAACTAGCAATAAAACTCCGTAATATGATGAAGGCAAGTACCATGTTGGAAATGCATCGATGCATGACTCTTAAGATGTTATACAATATACTGTTTCGTTAGGATAAATTTCACGAATGATCATCGAACTAAAGGTCTATTGCAACAAAGTCATAAAACTAAATGAAATTACGATAAAACACGTTAACTATCCCTACGTTCAGCATATAATGAAAATCGCTAGAGATATCCACGCGCCTGAAAATACAAGTTACCACATAAGATAAAATTGCCAAATAAGAACTGCCACATCATAAAATGTATTGTCCAGTACCTACAACTAAAATTAGCCAAAAAGAACATTTCCAGGCCCCCTCTACAATTACAGGACTTTAGCAAAATATGCAACAAAAAAGTAGGAACAATATCAGAAATTGCTAAGCATTGCAGGAGTATATGGCAATTAATATAGTATTTTGATAACGTGGCAGTCCTTATTTGGTGATATCTTATGTTGATATGGCAATTTGTCCACCATTTACTTTCGAATTTATAACTCTAGGATTCAAGCAGTAGCTAATTCTTTACTACAGTACAGCAAAGAAAATAATGTAAAAGAAGCTCACTAGCTATTACAAAATTATTACAAGTGCTGTACACATCATTTTAAATTAATATTTAGGTACAGACAGAGAAGTACAATTATTATACAAATAGAAAACATTTTAACATTCTGACTTTACCTGAGATGGTTGTCTAGTAAAGAAAGTTGATGAAGGGTCTGTAAAAGAGTCAATTCTCTTGGAAGTTGAAGCAGAACTGGCAACAGAACTGTTAGCTGTGCTAGCAAGTATTGCcccatattcttcctccattcTATCTAGCATACCCTTTGACAGTCCTTCCATTTTTACCCTCACCAACTCCACCTGCAAAAACATTTTCAAATATTTCATTTTCCCAAAAAACAAAGCTAAAAAAAttagatcaaaatcacttcaACAAGATGACCTACATCAACAACAGACTGTTTACAGCTATCCTTATTTGATAACTTAAAAAATGCAGTAAATAACATGTTATAACTGATTAAAATATATCATCAAGTAAAAATTTCAATATCATCCATCGGTGCGTATAAGCTAAATTCATTAAAAAAAGTACCACCCCTGTTgtcttttttcaattttttttatcaatGTACTATCTTACTCCATTATTTTAATGGTCCACGAGGAGTTACCAGTTACCCTTAGTCCAAGGTgaaattttcaaatgatagcaggTTCTCAAATAGTTCTCCATCATAAGGAGCTAATGCACACAACATTAAAAAGTAAAACCAATTAGCATCTTATCTTTTTCTTAAACAAAAAGTCTATGAGGCTATTAAATGATATACTAGTAATTACTTAGTTGATAAACATGCATAAATGGCTTACTTTATAGCCTCTTTTAAGTTAAATACATAAATCAAGAATAcacctttttctcttttttgcaACTACATAAAAGATAAAAGGTCAAAACTTACATCAGTAGAAGTATTCTTGCTTTCTTTGTCAGTTTCATTGCTTGAGTGGGCCAGTTGTTGTAATTCCTTGAGAGCTTTTTCATCAGTTAAACCTCCAAGCTTCTCTAGCCTTTTCTGTAAATGGCATGCTTTTTTATCAAAATTACTACAATGTCTCACTTCAACATCTTTATTATTTTTACAAATCTTCTTTAACTCCTCAAGTTTTTCTgccaaatcttcaatctcttcttcTAATACTGCATTCACACTCTTCCCTTCAAAAATCTTCTTTTTCCCCTGCAAATCAAGTAAGAAAAGTTAAACTTAGATTTTTACTTTGGCTTTTTCTATAAGataatatacaacaacaacaacaacaacaacccagtgaaatcccacatcgtagggtctggggagggtagagtgtacgcagacctgactcctaccaaggtaggacggctgtttccgaaagacccccggctcaataaaagcataaaacgaAGTCAGATACtgttagataaggttaagagattcggattcggataagagatttaaagcgatatggaaatgaaataatgcaagcgacacagataatacacgataatcagagcacagaaaataaccgataatagcagaaatcagagcagatgacacaggataaccaaagcacaggaaataacacataataacagataatagcagaaatcggagtacaagaaattatattgcaataatgcgactactactaagaacggataacgagactatctactagccttctaccctaatttgggtcctccaaaccctcctatctaaggtcatgtcctcggtaagaaAGAAAAATTGACATTGAACTTcctcaaaaataagaaaaaattacaAGAAGAATCCAGGACTGTTAAAATGTCACTTTGGACATTTACTCTATGTAATGAAGTAGACCATTTTGAAAACAGTAACCCCATTGCTAACCCTCTTCCATTTAAAAATTGTACTATTTTCCAAATTAAAAAATGAAAAGCAAAGAAtattaaagaaaattattttcataGTATGTATAAAGATAAAATTTGAACAGTGGTGCATTTCTTGGGCAGTGGGCTTGCATGAAAAATCTGAAAAcctgttttttcttttctttctacaTATGACCAAACACAAACATGGATGACTATTCTATTTTACAGTTAAATCTATACATAATCGTTTGGCAGGCGGGATAAGGTGACACATCTCGTGATTAAGTTTGGAAttaaatttatattgtgtttGGTTAATAGTATAAATTTATCTTAATCGTGGATATTATATCTTATCCCATCAAACTTGAAATTATTTTATCCCACTTTCAAATGAAATAACTTAGTCCAAGGATTATAGTCATAAAATTATGATTTCGGGATAATTTAATACGCGAATCAAATAGTATAAAATCATTATTAGAGTCATGTAAAAGATAATTACAGATAACTATTCATATAATAAGAGGAATTAGTTACCTTAAAGTATATTCAACTATTAAAATTTTCTCAAGAaacaaggagaaagaaaaaaaaaaaagaggaaagatACTAACAGAAATGAGAGTTTGAACAGCTGATCTAAGAGTCTTCTCCATCTGAAGTCTATTTCTTTCCAATTTCTTCAAAGCAAATTCTCTTTCCATTCTTAAGAAATTACACTCTGCCCTTAACATCTCTGCCTGAAACCTCCATTTCTCCTCCACAAGCTTCCCCCTGCCACCACAAAGCATAAACAATTTATGTCAAGAACTAGTTTTTTTATATTGAATTGAAACATCATTCTTCCTATTCCACTCTAAAGTTGAATCATATCACTGTA
The sequence above is a segment of the Lycium barbarum isolate Lr01 chromosome 6, ASM1917538v2, whole genome shotgun sequence genome. Coding sequences within it:
- the LOC132643594 gene encoding uncharacterized protein LOC132643594, with product MSSTTTIARKPKWHPTPPPPPSPKILHFPRRTRRKNTKNSSMKKNKIYSHICNPLELHEKYYYKGRLESLFDQERVFHGSSSSSVINPIVLLNTSNTSSSSNSTSNTAQRRERVEEQEHEGDDVAMEGGGKERGKLVEEKWRFQAEMLRAECNFLRMEREFALKKLERNRLQMEKTLRSAVQTLISGKKKIFEGKSVNAVLEEEIEDLAEKLEELKKICKNNKDVEVRHCSNFDKKACHLQKRLEKLGGLTDEKALKELQQLAHSSNETDKESKNTSTDVELVRVKMEGLSKGMLDRMEEEYGAILASTANSSVASSASTSKRIDSFTDPSSTFFTRQPSQDMMAIEENKCSGRCKTIIRRIVEQVRAETEQWSQMQEMLQQVRGEMEELQASRDFWENRALDFAHEIQSLQSSVEEWKDKAQAFETKAKDMQCELSAAKEELEKSRTKKAMGHDPREVTSTPNSPMMSLAKQIEKEKRVLVCRLKEENANQKLQKQRAVETISRKDLPPDSLGKQIENENRMFMHRWKEHRGANDKSCKPEHSPVGRRKEHSYSSKDLGVPKRPPFRDVGNSSPLLVRQNSKAVYPLHSPKSRQANERF